The Brachionichthys hirsutus isolate HB-005 chromosome 11, CSIRO-AGI_Bhir_v1, whole genome shotgun sequence genome includes a window with the following:
- the ankk1 gene encoding ankyrin repeat and protein kinase domain-containing protein 1, whose protein sequence is MDYRDRSHGCFNNFNKDSFEADWIKLAEGRFAQVYKVKLRIGRVTYALKSFDATPSGDKFYRRILQEKSNISKRDFKYIVSIYGTCSEANAVVMEYMSNGSLNNLLASHILMWPKKFQMIHEVSMGINFLHSLTPPLLHLNLKTANILLDDHLHVKISDFDLIHWEEGMSKKLFMENLTVRGNISYIPPETFSQRPDPPQATFDVYSFGIVIWEILTQQKSYAGCSVTTVILEVSQGKRPSVEIIPEQKPNGCDQMINIMTRCWNQDRRKRPQFSDIVKETEALSEGLKIRGSMQCQTKDDEEQKPNHPWPVFPTPQITVPEMPDLPSDGQCCKDSILSLLYRKDFCCFRQSVRREHVHKNFPDRKSLLHYTAASGNAESVERVLTLGAQVNCITAKGYTALMIASLYRFHDVVSLLLEHGAATTLGEEEQWTALHFAAQNGDDRTVRLLLDKGAVADAQEQAGWTPLHLACQNGHETVVRLLLSRLSEEAVEERDAQGRTPLHLASTYGHVNIAKLLLSQGADPNATDCSLSTALHLSAEEGHNRAVRQLLKNGVTVDSADSSGYTPLHLAALHGHTGICRQLLLNGANPNTRTLQGWAPMHLAALKGHGATVVQLESQGGCVNTRGSDGWTPLHLACQQNEPNVVDKLLESNADPNVCEDSDGWTPLHMACTSVSVSSVVHLLSHHADVNAMNAGKATALHLAAQHGFVPLVKTLVLNGADRTLLDSSGSTALDVAQKCGKLEIVQLLKE, encoded by the exons ATGGATTATCGTGACAGATCCCATGGGTGTTTCAACAACTTCAACAAGGACAGCTTTGAGGCTGACTGGATTAAACTGGCAGAAGGGAGATTTGCTCAGGTGTACAAAGTCAAGCTCAGGATTGGACGGGTAACCTATGCCTTAAAAAGCTTTGATGCAACCCCGAGTGGCGACAAATTTTACAG GAGAATTTTACAGGAGAAGTCCAACATAAGCAAAAGGGATTTCAAATACATTGTGTCCATCTATGGAACGTGCAGTGAAGCAAACGCCGTGGTGATGGAGTACATGAGTAATGGATCGCTGAACAATCTCCTGGCCAGTCACATTCTGATGTGGCCAAAGAAGTTCCAAATGATTCATGAGGTGTCCATGGGTATAAACTTCCTCCACAGCTTGACACCACCACTACTCCATCTTAACCTAAAGACAGCCAACATCTTGCTGGATGACCACCTCCACGTCAAG ATTTCAGATTTTGATTTAATCCACTGGGAAGAAGGCATGAGCAAGAAATTGTTCATGGAGAATCTGACCGTGAGAGGGAACATAAGTTACATTCCTCCAGAGACCTTCAGCCAGCGGCCCGATCCGCCACAAGCTACATTTGACGTCTACAG CTTTGGAATTGTAATTTGGGAGATTCTGACTCAACAAAAATCGTATGCAG GATGCAGTGTAACCACGGTGATCCTAGAGGTGTCTCAGGGTAAGAGACCTAGTGTGGAAATCATACCTGAGCAGAAACCCAACGGATGCGACCAGATGATTAATATCATGACACGGTGCTGGAACCAAGACCGCAGGAAGAGGCCACAGTTCTCAG ataTTGTAAAGGAAACTGAAGCTTTGAGTGAAGGCCTGAAGATTCGTGGATCAATGCAATGCCAGACAAAAGATGACGAGGAACAGAAACCGAATCATCCATGGCCGGTTTTCCCCACACCCCAG ATTACGGTGCCTGAGATGCCTGACCTTCCCTCAG ATGGCCAATGTTGCAAGGACAgcattctctctcttctctaCAGAAAAGACTTTTGTTGTTTCAGACAGTCTGTAAGGAGAGAGCATGTACACAAAAACTTCCCAGACAGGAAGAGCCTCCTCCATTACACGGCAGCCAGTGGCAATGCAGAGAGTGTTGAGCGTGTCCTGACTCTGGGCGCTCAAGTCAACTGCATTACTGCCAAAGGCTACACCGCTCTTATGATTGCTTCTCTTTACAG ATTTCATGACGTTGTCTCTTTGTTGCTGGAACATGGCGCCGCCACCACATTAGGGGAAGAGGAACAATGGACAGCGCTGCATTTCGCAGCTCAGAACGGTGATGACAGGACTGTGCGTCTCCTTTTGGACAAAGGCGCTGTGGCAGATGCCCAGGAACAGGCTGGTTGGACCCCCCTTCACCTGGCCTGCCAGAATGGTCATGAAACAGTGGTGCGCCTGCTACTTTCACGGTTGTCAGAGGAAGCTGTTGAAGAGCGAGATGCTCAAGGGAGGACGCCACTCCACTTAGCTTCCACCTACGGCCATGTAAATATTGCCAAACTCCTTCTCTCTCAGGGAGCAGATCCAAACGCTACCGACTGCTCTCTCTCGACTGCCCTTCACCTTTCCGCCGAGGAAGGTCACAACAGAGCTGTTAGACAGTTGCTGAAGAATGGGGTGACCGTTGACAGCGCAGACAGCAGCGGATACACGCCACTTCACCTGGCCGCTCTACATGGTCATACAGGCATATGCCGGCAGCTATTGTTAAATGGGGCTAACCCTAACACCAGGACCCTCCAGGGTTGGGCTCCCATGCACCTTGCTGCTCTAAAGGGGCACGGGGCAACGGTGGTCCAACTAGAGAGTCAGGGTGGTTGTGTGAACACTAGAGGCAGCGATGGATGGACACCACTCCACCTTGCATGCCAACAGAATGAACCAAATGTGGTAGACAAGCTCCTGGAATCTAACGCTGATCCTAACGTGTGTGAAGACAGTGACGGATGGACGCCATTACACATGGCCTGCACCAGTGTCAGTGTCTCGAGTGTTGTCCACCTACTATCACATCATGCTGATGTCAATGCAATGAACGCAGGCAAGGCAACAGCGTTGCACCTGGCTGCCCAGCATGGCTTTGTGCCTCTTGTAAAGACTTTGGTTCTGAATGGTGCTGATAGGACTCTCCTGGACTCTTCTGGATCCACAGCACTGGATGTAGCCCAGAAGTGTGGCAAACTGGAAATAGTGCAACTGCTAAAGGAGTAG
- the drd2a gene encoding dopamine receptor D2a, giving the protein MDVFTQYAYNDSFYDNRTWRFNETDQGQKHPYNYYAMLLALLIFVIIFGNVLVCIAVSREKALQTTTNYLIVSLAVADLLVATLVMPWVVYLEVVGEWRFSKIHCDIFVTLDVMMCTASILNLCAISIDRYTAVAMPMLYNTRYSSKRRVTVMISVVWVLSFAISCPLLFGLNNTATRDESLCVIANPAFVVYSSIVSFYVPFIITLLVYVQIYVVLRKRRKRVNTKSKQRVRPPADRDEATSLKDKCTHPDDVRLCTMIVKSNGSFPVNKKKVIFIKDGVTEGEDLELDELNNSGSSQKPRQQAQRPLGDTPATSQQLLVPKKANASPNSTPSTPRGEAQTAERNGEPARSALGDPARVVVKALQTQTVPNGKTQTSVKTISKRKISQQKEKKATQMLAIVLGVFIICWLPFFITHILNTHCTSCKVSAEIYNAFTWLGYVNSAVNPIIYTTFNVEFRKAFIKILHC; this is encoded by the exons ATGGATGTTTTTACACAATATGCCTACAATGACAGTTTCTACGACAACAGAACCTGGCGCTTCAATGAAACGGATCAAGGCCAGAAGCATCCTTACAACTACTATGCCATGCTGCTTGCCCTCCTCATCTTTGTCATCATCTTTGGCAATGTTCTGGTGTGCATCGCTGTGTCCAGAGAGAAGGCTCTGCAGACCACCACCAACTACTTAATCGTCAGCCTTGCAGTTGCTGACCTTCTAGTGGCCACGCTGGTTATGCCCTGGGTCGTCTACTTAGAG GTGGTGGGAGAGTGGCGCTTTAGCAAAATCCACTGTGACATCTTTGTCACTCTGGATGTGATGATGTGTACAGCCAGTATCCTCAATCTCTGCGCCATCAGCATTGATCG TTACACAGCGGTTGCCATGCCAATGCTGTACAATACTCGCTACAGCTCCAAGAGACGGGTCACGGTGATGATCTCTGTGGTGTGGGTGTTATCTTTTGCCATATCATGCCCCCTGTTGTTTGGCTTAAACAACACAG CTACTCGTGACGAGTCCCTCTGTGTGATTGCCAATCCAGCCTTTGTGGTGTACTCTTCCATTGTTTCCTTCTATGTTCCCTTCATTATCACTCTGCTAGTTTATGTGCAAATTTATGTGGTCTTGAGGAAGCGCAGAAAACGTGTgaacacaaaatcaaagcaacGCGTCCGTCCGCCTGCCGACCGTGATGAGGCCACTTCGCTGAAG GATAAGTGCACCCATCCAGACGATGTGAGGTTGTGCACAATGATTGTTAAATCTAATGGGAGTTTTCCTGTCAACAAGAAGAAAGTG ATATTCATCAAAGATGGAGTCACCGAAGGGGAAGATCTGGAGCTGGATGAGCTGAACAATAGTGGCAGCAGCCAGAAACCGCGGCAGCAAGCACAGCGTCCGCTTGGAGACACTCCGGCCACCagtcagcagctgctggtgccCAAAAAGGCCAACGCTAGCCCCAACTCTACACCTTCCACGCCACGTGGAGAAGCCCAGACTGCAGAACGAAATGGAGAGCCCGCTAGGTCGGCTTTGGGGGATCCAGCGCGTGTTGTAGTCAAAGCCCTGCAGACCCAGACTGTACCTAACGGCAAGACGCAGACCTCTGTGAAGACCATAAGCAAGAGGAAGATCTCccagcagaaggagaagaaggccACACAGATGCTAGCGATTGTTCTTG GTGTATTCATCATATGCTGGTTGCCATTTTTCATCACGCATATCTTGAACACTCACTGCACAAGCTGCAAGGTTTCTGCTGAGATCTACAACGCCTTCACTTGGCTCGGTTATGTGAATAGTGCTGTAAATCCCATCATTTACACCACATTTAATGTTGAGTTCCGAAAGGCATTCATTAAGATTTTGCACTGCTAG